The following are encoded in a window of Chryseobacterium sp. genomic DNA:
- the thrS gene encoding threonine--tRNA ligase, which produces MVKITLPDGSIREFENAVTPLEVAKSISEGLARNTISAVVNGTQVEVSTTIDADATVQLLTWNDDLGKKAFWHSSAHLLAQAILDYYPNAKLTIGPAIENGFYYDVDFGDETLSEKDFEKIEKKMLENAKKNSTFSLYPVSKADALKEYADNPYKTELISNLEDGQITFCSHDNFTDLCRGGHLPSTGIVKAVKVLNAAGAYWRGDEKNPQLTRVYGISFPKQKNLTEYMERLEEAKRRDHRKLGKELGIFAFSEKVGAGLPLWLPKGAALRKKLENFLSDAQKKAGYEFVISPHIGSKELYVTSGHWDKYGADSFQPIKTPNEGEEFMLKPMNCPHHCEIYKVGQWSYRDLPKRFAEFGTVYRYEQSGELHGLTRVRGFTQDDAHLFCTPEQLMSEFEGVIDLVLYVFRNLGFEDFVTQVSLRDPENREKYIGSDENWEKAEQAIITAAKNKGLKTVVEYGEAAFYGPKLDFMVKDALGRKWQLGTIQVDYNLPERFDLTYIGNDGEKHRPVMIHRAPFGSMERFIAILLENTAGDFPLWLAPDQFIILPISEKYLEYSKKVSHLLENHDISGLIDDRNEKTGKKIRDAEINKYPFMLIVGENEEQSGTVSVRKRGEGDLGTMTTEEFITYFKKASALNAEFGA; this is translated from the coding sequence ATGGTAAAGATCACTCTTCCGGACGGAAGCATCAGAGAATTTGAGAATGCGGTAACACCGCTCGAGGTGGCAAAATCTATTTCGGAAGGTTTGGCCAGAAACACAATTTCCGCGGTGGTGAACGGTACACAGGTTGAAGTTTCAACAACCATCGATGCCGACGCCACGGTTCAGCTTCTAACCTGGAATGATGATCTTGGTAAAAAAGCCTTCTGGCACTCCTCTGCTCACCTGTTGGCGCAGGCCATCCTGGATTATTACCCAAACGCGAAACTTACCATTGGTCCGGCCATTGAAAACGGCTTCTACTACGACGTTGATTTTGGTGATGAAACCCTGAGTGAAAAGGATTTTGAGAAGATTGAGAAAAAAATGCTGGAGAACGCCAAAAAGAACTCCACCTTCAGCCTCTATCCGGTTTCCAAAGCCGACGCGCTGAAGGAATATGCGGACAATCCTTACAAAACAGAACTGATATCCAACCTGGAGGACGGTCAGATTACCTTCTGCAGCCATGACAACTTCACAGACCTTTGCCGTGGCGGTCATTTACCGTCCACCGGAATCGTTAAGGCCGTAAAAGTACTGAACGCCGCCGGAGCTTACTGGAGGGGTGATGAAAAGAATCCTCAACTTACGCGTGTTTACGGAATTTCCTTCCCGAAACAGAAAAACCTTACCGAATATATGGAGAGGCTGGAAGAGGCTAAGCGCCGCGACCACAGGAAACTTGGAAAAGAACTTGGTATTTTTGCTTTTTCTGAAAAAGTAGGTGCCGGCTTGCCGCTGTGGCTTCCAAAAGGTGCCGCACTCCGGAAAAAACTGGAAAATTTCCTTTCCGACGCGCAGAAAAAAGCAGGTTACGAATTTGTAATCTCACCACATATCGGTTCCAAGGAACTTTACGTAACCTCAGGTCACTGGGATAAATACGGCGCCGACAGTTTTCAGCCAATCAAGACGCCCAACGAAGGTGAAGAGTTTATGCTAAAGCCAATGAACTGCCCGCACCATTGCGAAATCTATAAAGTGGGTCAGTGGTCTTATCGTGACCTTCCCAAGCGTTTTGCAGAATTCGGAACCGTGTACCGTTACGAGCAGTCCGGCGAACTTCACGGTCTGACAAGAGTGCGCGGATTTACCCAGGACGATGCCCACCTTTTCTGTACCCCGGAACAGCTGATGAGCGAGTTTGAAGGCGTAATTGACCTTGTACTGTATGTTTTCCGCAACCTTGGTTTCGAAGATTTTGTAACCCAGGTTTCACTCAGGGATCCGGAGAACAGGGAAAAATACATCGGCAGCGATGAAAACTGGGAAAAAGCCGAGCAGGCCATCATTACAGCCGCAAAAAACAAAGGCCTTAAAACCGTTGTAGAATATGGTGAAGCCGCTTTCTACGGTCCGAAACTGGACTTTATGGTGAAGGACGCCCTGGGCAGAAAATGGCAGCTCGGAACCATTCAGGTGGATTATAACCTGCCGGAACGTTTCGACCTGACTTATATCGGAAATGATGGCGAAAAGCACAGACCGGTGATGATTCACCGTGCACCTTTCGGCTCCATGGAACGTTTCATTGCCATATTGCTGGAAAATACGGCGGGCGATTTCCCACTTTGGCTGGCACCCGATCAGTTTATTATTCTTCCGATTTCAGAAAAATATTTAGAATATTCTAAAAAAGTTTCCCATTTGTTGGAAAATCACGATATTAGCGGCTTAATTGACGACCGTAACGAAAAGACCGGAAAAAAGATCCGCGACGCGGAAATCAACAAATATCCGTTTATGCTTATCGTAGGAGAAAATGAGGAACAGTCCGGCACGGTATCTGTAAGAAAGCGTGGCGAAGGTGACCTGGGGACGATGACCACTGAAGAGTTCATCACTTATTTTAAGAAGGCCTCGGCACTCAACGCTGAGTTCGGAGCGTAA
- a CDS encoding DUF4230 domain-containing protein: MKNNNIIKGILIGAAAMLVLFLMFRRFSTVVEEKTRNDYYILKNQITKMNKMVVMEQDFSTMQKTKVAYEVFGRKMSENQILAFTRTNAQVSYNLNKLVMEVDSVNRKLVIKEIPPADIRITPVVEIQAMDDSFFNRIDDVQIKKVTKAAKDDAYKRVDQNRLRSEGRKQLMDNLNSIFVLAKALDYSIEDETQTLDLSDFSKL; this comes from the coding sequence TTGAAAAATAATAATATCATTAAAGGGATCCTGATCGGAGCTGCCGCCATGCTGGTGCTCTTTCTCATGTTCCGGCGTTTCAGTACCGTTGTGGAAGAAAAAACCCGCAACGATTACTATATACTGAAAAACCAGATTACAAAGATGAATAAGATGGTGGTTATGGAACAGGATTTCTCCACAATGCAGAAAACCAAGGTAGCCTATGAGGTATTTGGGCGTAAGATGTCGGAAAACCAGATTCTGGCTTTCACCAGGACCAATGCCCAGGTTTCCTATAATCTGAACAAGCTGGTGATGGAAGTCGATTCGGTAAACAGAAAGCTGGTCATCAAAGAAATTCCGCCTGCCGATATCCGCATCACCCCGGTGGTGGAAATACAGGCTATGGACGATTCCTTTTTTAACAGGATTGACGACGTACAGATTAAAAAGGTTACCAAAGCAGCCAAGGACGATGCATACAAACGCGTAGATCAGAACAGGCTTCGCAGCGAGGGCCGGAAACAGCTGATGGATAATCTTAACTCAATATTTGTGCTGGCAAAAGCGCTGGATTACAGCATTGAAGATGAAACCCAAACTCTGGATCTCTCGGATTTTTCAAAGTTATAA
- the infC gene encoding translation initiation factor IF-3: protein MQEDLHQINEKIRAREVRLVGDNVEPGVYPLAKALEIAKEQELDLVVISDKAEPYISRILDYKKFLYEQKKKTKELKAKQVKVVVKEIRFGPQTDDHDYEFKKKHAEKFLEEGSKLKTYVFFKGRSIIFKDQGEILLLKLAQELEHVGKVDQLPKLEGKRMIMMMSPKKPAK from the coding sequence GTGCAGGAAGATTTGCATCAGATCAACGAAAAAATCCGGGCTCGTGAAGTCCGTTTGGTGGGCGATAACGTGGAACCGGGGGTTTATCCGCTGGCAAAAGCACTGGAAATTGCTAAGGAACAGGAACTGGATCTTGTTGTAATTTCGGACAAGGCAGAACCGTATATCTCGCGGATTCTGGATTACAAGAAATTCCTTTACGAGCAGAAGAAAAAAACCAAGGAACTTAAAGCCAAGCAGGTAAAAGTGGTGGTTAAGGAAATCCGTTTCGGACCACAGACCGACGACCACGATTACGAATTCAAGAAAAAGCACGCCGAGAAGTTTCTGGAAGAAGGTTCCAAGCTGAAAACCTATGTTTTCTTCAAAGGACGTTCTATCATCTTCAAGGATCAGGGAGAAATCCTATTGCTTAAGCTGGCCCAGGAACTGGAGCACGTAGGCAAGGTAGACCAACTGCCCAAGCTTGAAGGCAAGCGTATGATTATGATGATGAGCCCTAAGAAGCCGGCGAAATAA
- a CDS encoding alpha/beta hydrolase, whose translation MKTLKLIILLFLLTSCWRYNKPLSEIPNENVPPNIARIFVDKNGDFFPVNWKTLPYYPLRASSNNLGTTLIDTEESVLNKIKQISANKERIFILVHGYNNDENDAQNNYRKLQQIIQNNSTKDLFIEFHWDGLIAKNLGSTKIWFNAVGYSQMAGQFGLRKVLNQISNKQIYLISHSRGASVILSALSNPPYNEKFATETNEFYSIDVWNVEPLLENNNNITTIFLAPAVGEIDFTVPRNPNKYREFSRQIKAMHITVNNTDKTLNKYLNKPEIFNSTLLGSNKKAFLALKPHYPVLAMTDVSGLESHSFSKYLSHDGFIKMLNEYNISTNNP comes from the coding sequence ATGAAAACTTTAAAACTGATCATCCTGTTATTTTTGTTAACTTCATGTTGGAGATACAATAAACCACTAAGTGAAATTCCAAATGAAAATGTGCCACCCAATATCGCCAGAATATTTGTAGATAAAAATGGTGATTTTTTTCCAGTGAACTGGAAAACCTTACCATACTATCCTTTACGAGCCTCAAGTAATAATTTAGGAACCACCCTAATCGATACTGAAGAGAGCGTGTTGAATAAAATAAAACAAATTAGTGCTAACAAAGAAAGAATATTTATCCTTGTGCATGGATATAATAATGACGAAAACGATGCTCAAAATAATTACAGAAAATTGCAGCAAATCATTCAAAATAATTCAACTAAAGATTTATTCATTGAGTTTCACTGGGATGGTTTAATTGCTAAGAATTTAGGCAGTACCAAGATATGGTTTAATGCAGTGGGCTACAGCCAAATGGCGGGACAATTTGGATTGCGAAAAGTGCTAAACCAGATATCAAATAAACAGATTTATTTGATATCACACAGTAGAGGTGCATCAGTCATATTAAGTGCTCTTAGTAATCCACCATACAATGAAAAATTTGCTACTGAAACAAATGAGTTTTACTCAATTGATGTATGGAATGTAGAGCCGTTATTAGAGAATAATAACAACATCACTACAATATTCTTAGCACCTGCGGTCGGCGAAATCGATTTTACAGTTCCACGCAATCCAAATAAATATAGAGAATTTTCCCGCCAAATTAAAGCTATGCATATTACAGTAAATAATACAGACAAAACACTTAATAAATATTTAAATAAGCCCGAGATTTTTAATTCTACTCTATTGGGGTCTAACAAGAAAGCTTTTTTAGCGCTGAAGCCACACTATCCAGTGCTTGCCATGACTGACGTGTCTGGTTTGGAAAGTCATAGTTTTAGTAAATATCTAAGTCATGATGGTTTTATAAAGATGCTAAATGAGTATAATATCAGCACAAATAATCCTTAA